The following proteins are encoded in a genomic region of Doryrhamphus excisus isolate RoL2022-K1 chromosome 6, RoL_Dexc_1.0, whole genome shotgun sequence:
- the LOC131130825 gene encoding DNA-binding protein RFX7 isoform X1: MADDQQQADQKPASGLGSLPALVPGLQGPEANALQFKIKNSICKSVQSKVDSILQDVEKFTDIEKLYLYLKLPSGPSSGNDKSFPISIHHPNPQIVPNWTENERGSSTPGLCDQSSMSSSRTQQMYAFNWIRNHLEEHPETSLPKQEVYDEYKSYCDNLGYNPLSAADFGKIMKNVFPNMKARRLGMRGKSKYCYSGLRKKAFVHMPSLPNLDLQKSGDGCELMEPAGQSPSAEDEMRSAACGLVCEWAQKVLSRQFDNVEDLARFLLNSHYIGTKSMAALTVMTGTPTTGMKTPTPASAFVPTAEANSFQPQVKTLPSPSVDAKQQLQRKIQKKQQEQKLHSPLPSEAQVKRTEASTPGPTIPSGSPALLSPQPTIGIVVAAVPSPVTVQRSRQLMTSPSPVGTTEGKVLPVNFQVVAQSLKQSPKTPQNVPASPVGARHGTRYAQILPKPSATSAITLRSPPTLLITNSPIKTVMPTPHVSSVNVVKMAIALAPSSSSSNSSSTAVRPASAGMGTLSALDESQQSLGASVAATVRPSISSLTPSSDIKAASDNNNDNSATITVEKTASTEERVAKFRAASEPSFSVKCSPGPDKVSRLKSDSASPPTSVTVAGNQDSNNSNCHDSTFYLTVDTHNSSGNMSSISIPTPKDPCPDAKSPRKRTGPTAESHIIPVKRVFISQQSLAASDNPKPGLSAAVKRIPRPGTPARPESAPCKVTVKHTPGCPTHILALSDSPITHTEGTLTVVKPQALLVKRDDRSLGADASSGASGTSEQVLLQQITADTRVNSGAHDASVMSELKSTIWEEGQLDELHKQAFAQQIPAEHKQATTDQISIITQPPDTPGQLALAQEMVEFAGSQPSMDYFPFNDDDMTQDSIVEELVQMEEQMKLKGLFGSCVDASLQGQTSGSQGSVLNAHQAGASFYHSSHSSTTPVQTPTPTPTPTPTPTPTSEMTLGHSLTRESPCSRLAPVTPVDGALGRHTPISTPLSNCSSSVPPSPVECRNPFAFTPINSSITGYHDASIVSSSPVKPMQRPMATHPDKAKLEWINNRYNSNSGGPLSNHSIGILPSYQDLVDDQFRKPHAFAIPGQSFQPQSRPESAHFGRLTPISPVQQQPPPPQQQQVAVVTTPTKQESFAVPAPLDNKASTSLASSTFRCRSVSPAIRQRNFSGNTGPQTTATNTSTTTATTQAVVSPFNSPITSEVLSILSNSQTVSTVHSMVQRSQSVPLSIMMQSEMLPVQGASNATKITNVLLSKMEADGDDSVRGLGINNLPSNYTARMNLTQILETTPAFAVGTPHETQLPVNSSPPAFELQQHGYLASTGGDQVSFTTGASQAQEGGGGGGGGGGEPDQEIPVQTQPPLLLQSTHQQEAEDEQQQLDFNNTVKDLLGDDTLNPSSQLVGQVASELNAVASDFSNDIRLTTDLSSSITDLNTLDPNLLFDPNQQQEQYEDSTLEELKNDPLFQQICSDTVNSGFDWLESKDQPTTVEMLG; this comes from the exons ATGGCTGATGATCAACAACAAGCTGACCAGAAGCCTGCCTCGGGACTCGGCTCTCTTCCAGCGCTGGTGCCGGGACTCCAGGGGCCTGAAGCGAACGCGTTGCAGTTTAAAATCAAGAATTCAATTTG CAAATCTGTACAATCAAAAGTGGACAGCATATTG CAAGATGTTGAGAAGTTTACAGACATCGAAAAGCTCTACCTCTACCTTAAGTTGCCTTCGGGTCCCAGCAGTGGCAATGATAAAAG TTTCCCCATATCTATTCATCACCCCAACCCCCAAATTGTGCCCAATTGGACTGAGAATGAGAGGGGGTCCTCCACTCCTGGATTATG CGATCAGAGTTCCATGTCATCGAGTCGCACTCAACAGATGTATGCGTTCAATTGGATACGGAATCACCTAGAAGAGCACCCGGAGACGTCACTCCCCAAACAGGAGGTCTACGATGAATACAA GAGCTATTGTGACAATCTCGGTTACAATCCACTGAGTGCAGCCGACTTTGggaaaatcatgaaaaatgtcTTTCCCAACATGAAGGCACGTCGACTTGGGATGAGAGGAAAATCCAAATAT TGTTATAGCGGGTTAAGGAAGAAAGCTTTCGTTCACATGCCATCATTACCTAACCTGGATCTGCAGAAATCAGGCGATGGG TGTGAATTGATGGAGCCGGCGGGCCAGTCCCCGAGCGCTGAGGATGAAATGAGGTCCGCAGCCTGCGGTCTGGTATGCGAATGGGCTCAAAAGGTCCTGAGCCGGCAGTTCGACAATGTAGAGGATCTGGCACGCTTCCTGCTCAACAGTCACTACATCGGTACCAAGTCCATGGCTGCGCTCACTGTTATGACGGGAACACCCACGACAG GCATGAAGACACCTACCCCTGCCTCAGCATTTGTCCCCACAGCCGAGGCAAACTCCTTCCAGCCCCAGGTGAAGACCCTGCCCTCCCCCTCTGTCGATGCAAAGCAGCAACTGCAGCGGAAGATCCAGAAGAAACAGCAGGAGCAGAAGCTCCACTCTCCTTTACCCAGCGAGGCCCAAGTCAAACGAACGGAGGCCAGCACCCCTGGCCCAACCATCCCCTCCGGCAGCCCTGCTCTCTTGTCCCCTCAGCCCACTATAGGCATCGTAGTAGCAGCTGTTCCCAGCCCAGTCACG GTACAGAGAAGCAGGCAGCTAATGACCTCTCCGAGCCCCGTCGGGACAACCGAGGGGAAAGTGTTGCCTGTCAACTTCCAAGTGGTCGCGCAGTCCCTTAAACAGTCTCCCAAAACCCCACAGAATGTCCCAGCTAGTCCTGTGGGAGCACGGCACGGTACCAGGTACGCTCAAATCCTGCCGAAGCCCTCCGCCACCAGTGCCATCACACTTCGTTCCCCTCCCACTTTGCTCATCACCAACAGCCCCATAAAAACTGTGATGCCCACTCCCCACGTCAGCTCGGTCAATGTGGTCAAGATGGCCATCGCTTTGGctcccagcagcagcagtagtaaCAGCAGCAGTACCGCCGTGCGCCCCGCCTCCGCCGGAATGGGCACCCTGTCCGCCTTAGATGAGTCCCAGCAGTCGCTTGGTGCGAGTGTGGCTGCCACAGTCAGACCCAGCATCTCCAGTTTGACCCCGTCCAGTGACATCAAGGCGGCATCTGATAATAACAACGACAACAGCGCCACCATTACTGTGGAGAAGACTGCGTCCACTGAGGAGAGAGTGGCCAAGTTCCGTGCGGCCAGTGAGCCCAGTTTCTCTGTCAAGTGTTCGCCAGGACCCGACAAGGTCTCGAGGTTAAAGAGCGACTCGGCATCCCCTCCGACCTCAGTAACTGTAGCTGGGAATCAAGACAGCAATAACAGTAACTGCCATGACAGCACCTTTTACCTGACTGTTGATACTCACAACTCCAGTGGCAACATGTCATCTATCAGTATTCCAACTCCAAAAGACCCCTGCCCAGACGCCAAGAGTCCCAGGAAGCGCACAGGCCCTACCGCCGAGTCCCATATAATTCCCGTGAAGCGAGTTTTTATATCACAGCAGTCATTGGCTGCATCTGACAATCCCAAACCTGGACTGAGCGCCGCAGTAAAAAGGATCCCACGACCGGGAACCCCAGCCAGACCCGAGAGCGCCCCCTGCAAAGTGACTGTGAAACACACCCCTGGCTGCCCCACACACATCCTGGCGCTCTCCGACTCACCCATCACCCACACAGAGGGCACTCTGACTGTTGTCAAACCGCAGGCCTTGTTGGTGAAACGGGACGATCGCTCCCTCGGCGCCGACGCCAGCAGCGGAGCGTCTGGAACGTCGGAGCAGGTCTTGTTGCAGCAGATCACCGCCGACACGCGCGTCAACTCAGGAGCACACGATGCCTCTGTGATGAGTGAACTAAAGAGCACAATATGGGAGGAGGGTCAGCTTGACGAGCTTCACAAGCAGGCGTTCGCTCAGCAGATACCAGCAGAACACAAGCAGGCCACCACAGACCAGATTTCTATTATCACGCAACCCCCCGACACCCCGGGACAACTGGCTCTCGCACAGGAAATGGTTGAATTTGCTGGTTCTCAGCCTAGCATGGACTACTTCCCCTTCAACGATGACGACATGACGCAGGACAGCATCGTGGAGGAGCTCGTCCAAATGGAGGAGCAGATGAAGCTGAAGGGTTTGTTTGGCAGTTGCGTGGACGCGTCCCTTCAAGGTCAAACGTCCGGGAGCCAGGGTTCCGTGCTCAACGCTCACCAAGCCGGCGCTTCTTTCTACCACTCTTCCCACAGCAGCACCACTCCAGTACAGACTCCCACTCCGACACCTACACCAACCCCGACGCCCACTCCTACCTCTGAGATGACCCTCGGCCACAGCTTAACAAGAGAGAGCCCCTGTTCCCGCTTGGCGCCCGTCACTCCTGTAGACGGCGCGCTGGGTCGCCACACGCCCATCAGTACCCCTCTGTCCAACTGCAGCAGCAGCGTGCCCCCGAGTCCGGTGGAGTGCAGAAACCCTTTTGCGTTCACGCCCATCAACTCCAGCATCACCGGTTACCATGACGCCAGTATTGTCTCCAGTAGTCCCGTCAAGCCGATGCAAAGGCCCATGGCGACGCACCCCGACAAGGCCAAACTGGAGTGGATCAACAACCGCTACAACAGCAATTCAGGAGGTCCGTTGTCGAACCACAGCATCGGTATCTTACCCAGCTACCAGGATCTGGTCGACGACCAGTTTCGTAAACCGCATGCGTTTGCAATTCCGGGACAGTCATTCCAACCCCAGTCGAGGCCAGAATCGGCACATTTTGGCCGTTTGACGCCCATCTCCCCTGTGCAGCAGCAACCGCCGCCGCCACAGCAGCAGCAAGTAGCTGTTGTGACCACTCCCACTAAACAGGAGAGCTTCGCCGTGCCGGCGCCGTTAGACAACAAGGCATCAACATCCTTGGCGTCTAGTACTTTCCGTTGCCGCAGTGTCAGCCCCGCTATCCGCCAGAGGAACTTCAGCGGGAACACGGGCCCTCAGACCACCGCCACTAATacctccaccaccaccgccaccacaCAAGCGGTCGTGTCGCCCTTTAACTCGCCCATCACCTCCGAAGTGCTCAGCATCCTGTCCAACAGCCAGACGGTCAGCACCGTCCACAGCATGGTCCAACGCAGCCAGTCCGTGCCTCTGAGCATCATGATGCAGAGCGAGATGCTGCCCGTGCAGGGCGCCAGCAACGCCACCAAAATCACCAACGTCCTTCTCAGCAAGATGGAGGCGGACGGAGACGATTCTGTGCGAGGCCTGGGGATAAACAACCTTCCGTCTAACTACACGGCGCGTATGAACCTCACGCAGATTCTGGAGACAACTCCGGCCTTCGCCGTGGGAACGCCGCATGAGACGCAGCTGCCGGTTAACTCCAGCCCGCCTGCCTTTGAGCTGCAGCAGCACGGTTACCTCGCCAGCACCGGCGGGGATCAAGTCAGCTTCACCACCGGGGCCAGCCAAGCACAagagggcggcggcggcggcggcggcggcggcggcgaacCGGACCAGGAGATTCCCGTGCAGACGCAGCCGCCACTCCTCCTCCAGAGCACACATCAGCAGGAAGCGGAGgacgagcagcagcagctggaCTTCAACAACACTGTCAAGGACTTGCTGGGGGACGACACCCTCAACCCCAGCTCTCAACTGGTGGGCCAGGTCGCCTCCGAACTCAACGCTGTGGCGTCCGATTTTTCAAACGACATCCGACTGACCACAGATCTTTCCAGTAGCATCACTGACCTTAACACGTTGGACCCGAATCTGCTCTTCGATCCCAACCAGCAGCAGGAACAATATGAAGACTCGACACTGGAAGAACTGAAGAACGACCCGCTTTTTCAGCAGATATGCAGTGATACTGTGAACTCTGGCTTCGACTGGCTGGAGAGCAAAGACCAGCCGACTACAGTCGAGATGCTGGGCTGA
- the LOC131130825 gene encoding DNA-binding protein RFX7 isoform X2 yields the protein MADDQQQADQKPASGLGSLPALVPGLQGPEANALQFKIKNSICKSVQSKVDSILQDVEKFTDIEKLYLYLKLPSGPSSGNDKRTENERGSSTPGLCDQSSMSSSRTQQMYAFNWIRNHLEEHPETSLPKQEVYDEYKSYCDNLGYNPLSAADFGKIMKNVFPNMKARRLGMRGKSKYCYSGLRKKAFVHMPSLPNLDLQKSGDGCELMEPAGQSPSAEDEMRSAACGLVCEWAQKVLSRQFDNVEDLARFLLNSHYIGTKSMAALTVMTGTPTTGMKTPTPASAFVPTAEANSFQPQVKTLPSPSVDAKQQLQRKIQKKQQEQKLHSPLPSEAQVKRTEASTPGPTIPSGSPALLSPQPTIGIVVAAVPSPVTVQRSRQLMTSPSPVGTTEGKVLPVNFQVVAQSLKQSPKTPQNVPASPVGARHGTRYAQILPKPSATSAITLRSPPTLLITNSPIKTVMPTPHVSSVNVVKMAIALAPSSSSSNSSSTAVRPASAGMGTLSALDESQQSLGASVAATVRPSISSLTPSSDIKAASDNNNDNSATITVEKTASTEERVAKFRAASEPSFSVKCSPGPDKVSRLKSDSASPPTSVTVAGNQDSNNSNCHDSTFYLTVDTHNSSGNMSSISIPTPKDPCPDAKSPRKRTGPTAESHIIPVKRVFISQQSLAASDNPKPGLSAAVKRIPRPGTPARPESAPCKVTVKHTPGCPTHILALSDSPITHTEGTLTVVKPQALLVKRDDRSLGADASSGASGTSEQVLLQQITADTRVNSGAHDASVMSELKSTIWEEGQLDELHKQAFAQQIPAEHKQATTDQISIITQPPDTPGQLALAQEMVEFAGSQPSMDYFPFNDDDMTQDSIVEELVQMEEQMKLKGLFGSCVDASLQGQTSGSQGSVLNAHQAGASFYHSSHSSTTPVQTPTPTPTPTPTPTPTSEMTLGHSLTRESPCSRLAPVTPVDGALGRHTPISTPLSNCSSSVPPSPVECRNPFAFTPINSSITGYHDASIVSSSPVKPMQRPMATHPDKAKLEWINNRYNSNSGGPLSNHSIGILPSYQDLVDDQFRKPHAFAIPGQSFQPQSRPESAHFGRLTPISPVQQQPPPPQQQQVAVVTTPTKQESFAVPAPLDNKASTSLASSTFRCRSVSPAIRQRNFSGNTGPQTTATNTSTTTATTQAVVSPFNSPITSEVLSILSNSQTVSTVHSMVQRSQSVPLSIMMQSEMLPVQGASNATKITNVLLSKMEADGDDSVRGLGINNLPSNYTARMNLTQILETTPAFAVGTPHETQLPVNSSPPAFELQQHGYLASTGGDQVSFTTGASQAQEGGGGGGGGGGEPDQEIPVQTQPPLLLQSTHQQEAEDEQQQLDFNNTVKDLLGDDTLNPSSQLVGQVASELNAVASDFSNDIRLTTDLSSSITDLNTLDPNLLFDPNQQQEQYEDSTLEELKNDPLFQQICSDTVNSGFDWLESKDQPTTVEMLG from the exons ATGGCTGATGATCAACAACAAGCTGACCAGAAGCCTGCCTCGGGACTCGGCTCTCTTCCAGCGCTGGTGCCGGGACTCCAGGGGCCTGAAGCGAACGCGTTGCAGTTTAAAATCAAGAATTCAATTTG CAAATCTGTACAATCAAAAGTGGACAGCATATTG CAAGATGTTGAGAAGTTTACAGACATCGAAAAGCTCTACCTCTACCTTAAGTTGCCTTCGGGTCCCAGCAGTGGCAATGATAAAAGG ACTGAGAATGAGAGGGGGTCCTCCACTCCTGGATTATG CGATCAGAGTTCCATGTCATCGAGTCGCACTCAACAGATGTATGCGTTCAATTGGATACGGAATCACCTAGAAGAGCACCCGGAGACGTCACTCCCCAAACAGGAGGTCTACGATGAATACAA GAGCTATTGTGACAATCTCGGTTACAATCCACTGAGTGCAGCCGACTTTGggaaaatcatgaaaaatgtcTTTCCCAACATGAAGGCACGTCGACTTGGGATGAGAGGAAAATCCAAATAT TGTTATAGCGGGTTAAGGAAGAAAGCTTTCGTTCACATGCCATCATTACCTAACCTGGATCTGCAGAAATCAGGCGATGGG TGTGAATTGATGGAGCCGGCGGGCCAGTCCCCGAGCGCTGAGGATGAAATGAGGTCCGCAGCCTGCGGTCTGGTATGCGAATGGGCTCAAAAGGTCCTGAGCCGGCAGTTCGACAATGTAGAGGATCTGGCACGCTTCCTGCTCAACAGTCACTACATCGGTACCAAGTCCATGGCTGCGCTCACTGTTATGACGGGAACACCCACGACAG GCATGAAGACACCTACCCCTGCCTCAGCATTTGTCCCCACAGCCGAGGCAAACTCCTTCCAGCCCCAGGTGAAGACCCTGCCCTCCCCCTCTGTCGATGCAAAGCAGCAACTGCAGCGGAAGATCCAGAAGAAACAGCAGGAGCAGAAGCTCCACTCTCCTTTACCCAGCGAGGCCCAAGTCAAACGAACGGAGGCCAGCACCCCTGGCCCAACCATCCCCTCCGGCAGCCCTGCTCTCTTGTCCCCTCAGCCCACTATAGGCATCGTAGTAGCAGCTGTTCCCAGCCCAGTCACG GTACAGAGAAGCAGGCAGCTAATGACCTCTCCGAGCCCCGTCGGGACAACCGAGGGGAAAGTGTTGCCTGTCAACTTCCAAGTGGTCGCGCAGTCCCTTAAACAGTCTCCCAAAACCCCACAGAATGTCCCAGCTAGTCCTGTGGGAGCACGGCACGGTACCAGGTACGCTCAAATCCTGCCGAAGCCCTCCGCCACCAGTGCCATCACACTTCGTTCCCCTCCCACTTTGCTCATCACCAACAGCCCCATAAAAACTGTGATGCCCACTCCCCACGTCAGCTCGGTCAATGTGGTCAAGATGGCCATCGCTTTGGctcccagcagcagcagtagtaaCAGCAGCAGTACCGCCGTGCGCCCCGCCTCCGCCGGAATGGGCACCCTGTCCGCCTTAGATGAGTCCCAGCAGTCGCTTGGTGCGAGTGTGGCTGCCACAGTCAGACCCAGCATCTCCAGTTTGACCCCGTCCAGTGACATCAAGGCGGCATCTGATAATAACAACGACAACAGCGCCACCATTACTGTGGAGAAGACTGCGTCCACTGAGGAGAGAGTGGCCAAGTTCCGTGCGGCCAGTGAGCCCAGTTTCTCTGTCAAGTGTTCGCCAGGACCCGACAAGGTCTCGAGGTTAAAGAGCGACTCGGCATCCCCTCCGACCTCAGTAACTGTAGCTGGGAATCAAGACAGCAATAACAGTAACTGCCATGACAGCACCTTTTACCTGACTGTTGATACTCACAACTCCAGTGGCAACATGTCATCTATCAGTATTCCAACTCCAAAAGACCCCTGCCCAGACGCCAAGAGTCCCAGGAAGCGCACAGGCCCTACCGCCGAGTCCCATATAATTCCCGTGAAGCGAGTTTTTATATCACAGCAGTCATTGGCTGCATCTGACAATCCCAAACCTGGACTGAGCGCCGCAGTAAAAAGGATCCCACGACCGGGAACCCCAGCCAGACCCGAGAGCGCCCCCTGCAAAGTGACTGTGAAACACACCCCTGGCTGCCCCACACACATCCTGGCGCTCTCCGACTCACCCATCACCCACACAGAGGGCACTCTGACTGTTGTCAAACCGCAGGCCTTGTTGGTGAAACGGGACGATCGCTCCCTCGGCGCCGACGCCAGCAGCGGAGCGTCTGGAACGTCGGAGCAGGTCTTGTTGCAGCAGATCACCGCCGACACGCGCGTCAACTCAGGAGCACACGATGCCTCTGTGATGAGTGAACTAAAGAGCACAATATGGGAGGAGGGTCAGCTTGACGAGCTTCACAAGCAGGCGTTCGCTCAGCAGATACCAGCAGAACACAAGCAGGCCACCACAGACCAGATTTCTATTATCACGCAACCCCCCGACACCCCGGGACAACTGGCTCTCGCACAGGAAATGGTTGAATTTGCTGGTTCTCAGCCTAGCATGGACTACTTCCCCTTCAACGATGACGACATGACGCAGGACAGCATCGTGGAGGAGCTCGTCCAAATGGAGGAGCAGATGAAGCTGAAGGGTTTGTTTGGCAGTTGCGTGGACGCGTCCCTTCAAGGTCAAACGTCCGGGAGCCAGGGTTCCGTGCTCAACGCTCACCAAGCCGGCGCTTCTTTCTACCACTCTTCCCACAGCAGCACCACTCCAGTACAGACTCCCACTCCGACACCTACACCAACCCCGACGCCCACTCCTACCTCTGAGATGACCCTCGGCCACAGCTTAACAAGAGAGAGCCCCTGTTCCCGCTTGGCGCCCGTCACTCCTGTAGACGGCGCGCTGGGTCGCCACACGCCCATCAGTACCCCTCTGTCCAACTGCAGCAGCAGCGTGCCCCCGAGTCCGGTGGAGTGCAGAAACCCTTTTGCGTTCACGCCCATCAACTCCAGCATCACCGGTTACCATGACGCCAGTATTGTCTCCAGTAGTCCCGTCAAGCCGATGCAAAGGCCCATGGCGACGCACCCCGACAAGGCCAAACTGGAGTGGATCAACAACCGCTACAACAGCAATTCAGGAGGTCCGTTGTCGAACCACAGCATCGGTATCTTACCCAGCTACCAGGATCTGGTCGACGACCAGTTTCGTAAACCGCATGCGTTTGCAATTCCGGGACAGTCATTCCAACCCCAGTCGAGGCCAGAATCGGCACATTTTGGCCGTTTGACGCCCATCTCCCCTGTGCAGCAGCAACCGCCGCCGCCACAGCAGCAGCAAGTAGCTGTTGTGACCACTCCCACTAAACAGGAGAGCTTCGCCGTGCCGGCGCCGTTAGACAACAAGGCATCAACATCCTTGGCGTCTAGTACTTTCCGTTGCCGCAGTGTCAGCCCCGCTATCCGCCAGAGGAACTTCAGCGGGAACACGGGCCCTCAGACCACCGCCACTAATacctccaccaccaccgccaccacaCAAGCGGTCGTGTCGCCCTTTAACTCGCCCATCACCTCCGAAGTGCTCAGCATCCTGTCCAACAGCCAGACGGTCAGCACCGTCCACAGCATGGTCCAACGCAGCCAGTCCGTGCCTCTGAGCATCATGATGCAGAGCGAGATGCTGCCCGTGCAGGGCGCCAGCAACGCCACCAAAATCACCAACGTCCTTCTCAGCAAGATGGAGGCGGACGGAGACGATTCTGTGCGAGGCCTGGGGATAAACAACCTTCCGTCTAACTACACGGCGCGTATGAACCTCACGCAGATTCTGGAGACAACTCCGGCCTTCGCCGTGGGAACGCCGCATGAGACGCAGCTGCCGGTTAACTCCAGCCCGCCTGCCTTTGAGCTGCAGCAGCACGGTTACCTCGCCAGCACCGGCGGGGATCAAGTCAGCTTCACCACCGGGGCCAGCCAAGCACAagagggcggcggcggcggcggcggcggcggcggcgaacCGGACCAGGAGATTCCCGTGCAGACGCAGCCGCCACTCCTCCTCCAGAGCACACATCAGCAGGAAGCGGAGgacgagcagcagcagctggaCTTCAACAACACTGTCAAGGACTTGCTGGGGGACGACACCCTCAACCCCAGCTCTCAACTGGTGGGCCAGGTCGCCTCCGAACTCAACGCTGTGGCGTCCGATTTTTCAAACGACATCCGACTGACCACAGATCTTTCCAGTAGCATCACTGACCTTAACACGTTGGACCCGAATCTGCTCTTCGATCCCAACCAGCAGCAGGAACAATATGAAGACTCGACACTGGAAGAACTGAAGAACGACCCGCTTTTTCAGCAGATATGCAGTGATACTGTGAACTCTGGCTTCGACTGGCTGGAGAGCAAAGACCAGCCGACTACAGTCGAGATGCTGGGCTGA